In Sphaeramia orbicularis chromosome 10, fSphaOr1.1, whole genome shotgun sequence, the following proteins share a genomic window:
- the LOC115427289 gene encoding F-box/LRR-repeat protein 12 yields MDEFKVCNLDYIPENILIDVLSYLGVRELVRAGRVCTRWRRLVKDQRLWRFVDLTVWKGVSSRILWILVRQYFGCGLRYLRLRGLLLSARGGTFLSESWLKALSTKCPRLRKLYLLHTDLRDLPSCQLLPPSLQVLELCGCELPPNFFNQSLPASSAGPREGSDAASVGAKKQGRDHISKGSASATGITIERLILNNVPSFTDEHLQSLTSWEKLTQLKLRDTFRVTANGLRSCAAKDGVSGVEGLCRLKFLELGITGRQGYQLQMASLGLGAGWLGLEELSLGGKEVGPGLLCASRLKDLKHLCLWACTLSEMQIVKSCRMLCGLRCLEFVDVTFQPRQCPPVVEGEGGAEEEQDSEEAVGGDASNDENKRPDEADPIPSLRRSLAVLLPYCTLVFTNCSVQINAD; encoded by the exons ATGGATGAATTTAAAGTCTGTAATCTGGACTATATCCCCGAAAATATTCTAATCGATGTGTTGTCATATCTTGGGGTACGGGAACTTGTCAGAGCTGGAAG AGTGTGTACGAGATGGAGACGCCTTGTTAAAGACCAGAGACTGTGGAGATTTGTCGATCTGACTGTTTGGAAAGGG GTGTCTTCTCGGATACTTTGGATCCTGGTCCGTCAGTACTTTGGTTGTGGGTTACGGTACCTTCGATTGCGAGGTTTACTGCTTTCTGCCCGAGGGGGCACCTTTCTGTCTGAGTCTTGGCTCAAAGCTTTGTCCACAAAGTGCCCTCGCCTGAGAAAGCTCTACCTGCTGCATACAGACTTAAGAGACCTCCCCAGCTGTCAGCTTCTACCTCCATCATTGCAGGTGCTGGAGTTGTGCGGTTGTGAGCTACCTCCTAACTTTTTTAACCAAAGTTTGCCTGCTTCATCTGCTGGTCCTCGGGAGGGATCAGATGCCGCAAGCGTAGGTGCTAAAAAGCAAGGACGGGATCATATAAGTAAAGGGTCCGCTTCTGCAACAGGGATTACTATTGAGAGATTGATTCTTAACAATGTGCCCTCTTTCACAGACGAGCATTTGCAGAGTCTGACGTCATGGGAAAAACTCACTCAGCTGAAGCTACGTGACACCTTTCGGGTCACAGCTAATGGGCTAAGGAGCTGTGCAGCCAAGGATGGTGTATCTGGTGTGGAAGGTCTTTGCAGGCTTAAGTTTTTAGAATTGGGCATCACTGGGCGGCAGGGCTATCAGTTACAGATGGCGTCTCTTGGGCTAGGGGCAGGTTGGCTTGGGTTGGAGGAGCTCAGTCTGGGTGGTAAAGAGGTGGGGCCAGGGTTGCTCTGTGCCAGCCGTCTGAAAGACCTGAAGCATTTGTGTCTCTGGGCCTGCACACTCAGTGAAATGCAAATAGTGAAGAGTTGCAGGATGCTTTGTGGTCTTCGCTGCCTGGAGTTTGTGGATGTGACCTTCCAGCCTCGGCAGTGTCCCCCAGtggtggagggggagggtggtGCTGAAGAAGAGCAGGACAGTGAGGAAGCTGTGGGTGGAGATGCCAGCAATGATGAAAATAAGAGACCGGATGAGGCCGATCCCATTCCAAGTCTGCGTCGTTCACTGGCTGTCCTGCTGCCATATTGCACTCTGGTTTTTACCAATTGCTCGGTTCAAATTAATGCAGACTAA
- the aurkb gene encoding aurora kinase B: protein MQKGKENYEPKGFQRPYATPNLIAGPQRVQVKSRPEVDKNAVTGPGRECVGSSSSSPPKKITIDDFDIGRPLGKGKFGNVYLARVKKLQAIVALKVLFKSQMEKEGVEHQLRREIEIQAHLKHPNILRFYNYFHDRKRVFLVLEYAPRGEMYKELQRCGRFDEQRSATYMEEISDALLYCHERKVIHRDIKPENLLLGYRGELKIADFGWSVHAPSLRRRTMCGTLDYLPPEMIEGHTHSEKVDLWCIGVLCYECLVGNPPFETASHSETYKRIMKVDLKFPKIITDGARDLISKLLRHNPIDRLSLQSVIDHPWVRANSRRVLPPIYPSKKS from the exons ATGCAG aaaggaaaggaaaattaTGAGCCCAAAGGTTTCCAGAGACCT TATGCTACACCTAACTTGATAGCAGGCCCACAACGTGTTCAGGTGAAGTCTCGCCCAGAGGTAGACAAAAATGCTGTCACAG GCCCTGGGAGAGAGTGTGTTGGCTCATCCTCCAGTTCACCTCCAAA GAAAATCACAATTGATGACTTTGACATTGGCCGACCACTAGGGAAGGGCAAGTTTGGCAATGTCTACCTTGCAAGAGTGAAGAAGCTACAAGCAATAGTGGCACTGAAGGTGCTCTTCAAGTCCCAAATGGAAAAGGAGGGTGTGGAGCATCAACTCAGGAGAGAGATTGAGATTCAGGCTCATCTTAA GCATCCCAACATCTTGCGCTTCTACAATTATTTCCATGACCGCAAAAGAGTATTCTTGGTCCTTGAATATGCTCCACGTGGTGAAATGTACAAGGAACTACAGAGATGTGGGAGATTTGATGAGCAGCGTTCTGCCACA TACATGGAGGAAATATCTGATGCACTGCTCTATTGTCATGAGAGGAAAGTGATTCATCGTGACATAAAGCCAGAAAATCTGCTTTTGGGCTATCGTGGAGAGCTAAAAATAGCAGATTTTGGCTGGTCGGTCCATGCACCTTCTCTAAG GCGTCGTACAATGTGTGGCACACTGGACTATCTTCCTCCAGAGATGATTGAGGGACACACCCACAGTGAGAAGGTGGACCTGTGGTGTATTGGTGTTCTTTGCTATGAATGCTTAGTTGGCAACCCACCGTTTGAAACTGCCAGCCATTCAGAAACATACAAAAGAATTATGAAg GTGGATTTGAAGTTCCCCAAAATCATCACAGATGGAGCTCGCGACCTGATCTCAAAGCTGCTTCGCCACAACCCCATTGATCGCCTGTCACTACAGAGTGTCATTGATCACCCATGGGTCCGTGCCAACTCTCGTCGGGTCTTACCTCCCATCTACCCCTCCAAAAAATCCTGA